The following are encoded together in the Triticum dicoccoides isolate Atlit2015 ecotype Zavitan chromosome 6B, WEW_v2.0, whole genome shotgun sequence genome:
- the LOC119323475 gene encoding bifunctional nitrilase/nitrile hydratase NIT4-like produces the protein MPLPPMSSSVGLVIAEMEMNTGADQDATIVWATVVQACSMFYDTPAMLDIGEIVRAKFDFDAVGHLCLQTLVKLFVQALWDTTHRAEVLSLTANTDLRHAASFASTDGQDPRHKSDNVSRT, from the exons ATGCCTTTGCCCCCAATGAGTTCCAGTGTCGGGCTTGTGATTGCGGAGATGGAGATGAACACCGGCGCCGACCAGGATGCCACTATCGTGTGGGCCACTGTTGTGCAGGCCTGCAGCATGTTCTACGACACCCCTGCAATGCTCG ACATTGGTGAAATTGTTCGTGCAAAGTTTGATTTCGACGCTGTGGGACACTTATGTTTGCAGACACTGGTGAAATTGTTCGTGCAAGCGCTGTGGGACACTACACACAGGGCTGAGGTGCTGAGCTTGACCGCGAATACCGATCTGAGACACGCTGCGTCTTTTGCTTCTACTGACGGACAAGATCCAAGGCACAAGAGTGACAATGTTTCGAGGACCTGA
- the LOC119325172 gene encoding non-specific lipid transfer protein-like 1, producing the protein MATKLLALAVSAAVLLALALPAPASGQAAPAAPSCTASLVSSFTPCLSYITNGNSSSPTVGCCRSLSALVNASTGCACLLLTGSVPLGGVPINRTLAVTLPRACNSMAVPLQCKDASAQLPAPAPGPVAASASPAMPPLPPVAPESPPAGTTLAVPPTSQSQGQTRPQVAPSSAWRDGAHVPELFAVILAVGAMLV; encoded by the exons ATGGCCACCAAGCTGCTCGCGCTCGCCGTGTCCGCGGCCGTGCTGCTGGCCCTGGCCTTGCCGGCGCCGgcgtcggggcaggccgcgccggcGGCGCCGTCGTGCACGGCGTCGCTCGTCTCCAGCTTCACGCCGTGCCTCAGCTACATCACCAACGGCAACAGCTCGTCGCCGACGGTGGGCTGCTGCCGGTCCCTGTCGGCACTGGTGAACGCCAGCACGGGCTGCGCGTGCCTCCTCCTCACCGGCAGCGTGCCGCTCGGCGGCGTCCCGATCAACCGGACGCTCGCCGTCACCCTGCCCAGGGCATGCAACTCCATGGCCGTCCCGCTTCAATGCAAAG ATGCGTCGGCGCAGCTCCCGGCTCCGGCTCCGGGCCCCGTCGCGGCCTCGGCCTCTCCCGCCATGCCCCCGCTGC CCCCAGTGGCGCCCGAGTCGCCGCCGGCGGGAACCACCTTGGCGGTGCCACCAACGAGCCAGAGCCAGGGGCAGACGAGGCCGCAGGTGGCGCCCAGCTCTGCCTGGAGAGACGGTGCTCATGTGCCTGAGTTGTTCGCAGTGATCCTCGCAGTTGGAGCCATGCTGGTTTGA
- the LOC119326159 gene encoding uncharacterized protein LOC119326159 has translation MRDLFVLYRDPAHPPRLLVVQSRLRRGALLDSKLSEVLNLASSLEGSRDGFEHAESTTKGALPHLIAQSLRRAQPCRSAPVGRRSGATPAPTEYCLCYNLPR, from the exons ATGCGCGACCTCTTCGTGCTCTACCGCGACCCCGCGCACCCGCCACGCCTGCTCGTGGTGCAGTCGCGCCTCCGACGTGGCGCCCTCCTCGACTCCAAGCTCTCTGAGGTGCTCAACCTTGCCAGTTCCCTCGAGGGGTCCCGCGACGGCTTCGAACACGCTGAGTCCACTACCAAGGGCGCGCTGCCGCACCTCATCGCCCAGAGCCTCCGGCGGGCGCAACCATGCCG TTCTGCGCCGGTTGGACGGCGTTCAGGCGCAACCCCGGCACCCACTGAGTACTGCCTCTGCTACAACCTCCCTCGgtga
- the LOC119324075 gene encoding GPI ethanolamine phosphate transferase 2-like isoform X1 encodes MGAAVAGWTVAAVLLQVAGLSLFLYGFFPVKPTLPGFSGAESYRAPSCGPVDGGEEPALPPDQLRSLYRELSEVPHVYDRLVLMVIDGLPAEFVLGRGGKPPAKEMMESMPYTQSLLADCRAVGYHAKAAPPTVTMPRLKAMVSGAIGGFLDVALNFNTQAFLDDNLLDQLHTVGYKLVMLGDETWIKLFPTLFYRQDGVSSFYVKDTVEVDFNVSRHLESELAAKDWDALILHYLGLDHVGHIGGRQSNLMTPKLKEMDDVIRRIHAAVKSIQDNSHRTLLVVVSDHGMTEVGNHGGSSYEETDSLTLFIGHSVESSYCSPYEQKEALQVDLAPTLALLFGIPIPKNNIGVLLPELFNSLTDEQKLRTLELNSWQILRLLQEQRPAFCSEDCVDSKDDFGADTLPESIEEKLCRLLSKAFASHRSSLLHRDSNFLSVEAAGLFGTAVDSYSGFLRHASEWLSHRATDKPLYLLVSAISLMIISCFSLAGIISCIFKGKSQIQSEHHSELDLDKHWHLDEVFILMGILLYVASLGSSSFVEEEQYIWHFLTSTLYLIFLIKTVQSMLKGSNSTAVHRSETKTFHKNNSSYLASYKLTPGQQDGCKLYTVLIVLVAGRILRAWYQGGINWVHFPDISKILNQSDSSIVKSLQSISVFVVVVLYSVSLMLLRTRRMLVIGLWLSHLSCGLLVMLHIWKSQVDTSVPINHSTTSIAQIFYVIASISVTCAFLLSPWIFPTHSKEAEPISSSGSNPEKAHGLNHSVFLTGVTYTMFWCLLQLLLQQPINAIPVLLILLQIISSVIYFSLEESLHRQWVQVVAMQFLGMTGHFGLGNTNSLASIDVAGAFIGISSYSTVLSGVLMFIITYGSPLLLYLGMVVHMSVKDSTDISTPQQWSSVLNRMIALPCLLPLLINSIALTSYTIVLLLMRNHLFVWSVFSPKYLYVCAATVCTYAGVLIIAMTGAYTCAVFSFRTRNHRDKSVGQIDG; translated from the exons ATGGGCGCCGCCGTAGCGGGGTGGACGGTGGCGGCGGTGCTGCTGCAGGTCGCgggcctctccctcttcctctacgGCTTCTTCCCCGTCAAGCCCACGCTCCCGGGCTTCAG TGGCGCGGAGAGCTACCGGGCGCCGTCGTGCGGCCCCGTCGACGGCGGGGAGGAGCCGGCGCTTCCTCCGGATCAGCTCAGATCGCTGTACAGG GAACTTTCGGAGGTCCCCCATGTGTATGATCGCTTGGTATTGATG GTGATAGATGGGCTACCTGCTGAATTTGTACTGGGGAGAGGTGGAAAACCTCCAGCCAAAGAAATGATGGAGTCAATGCCATACACACAGTCTCTGTTAGCTGATTGCAGAGCAGTGGGTTATCATGCAAAGGCTGCACCTCCAACCGTTACAATGCCCCGGCTAAAA GCAATGGTGTCAGGGGCAATTGGAGGTTTTCTAGATGTAGCACTTAACTTCAATACTCAAGCTTTCTTGGATGACAATCTTCTTG ATCAGCTTCATACGGTTGGTTATAAGTTAGTGATGTTGGGAGATGAAACATGGATCAAATTGTTCCCAACACTGTTCTACAGACAAGATGGAGTGAGCAGTTTTTAT GTTAAAGATACGGTTGAGGTTGATTTCAATGTTTCCCGCCATCTGGAATCTGAACTTGCTGCAAAAGACTGGGATGCACTG ATTCTTCACTATTTAGGTTTAGATCATGTTGGCCATATAGGCGGCCGCCAGAG CAATTTGATGACCCCAAAGCTGAAGGAGATGGATGATGTTATTAGAAGGATCCATGCTGCAGTTAAGAGCATTCAGGATAATTCACACAGAACACTTTTG GTTGTGGTCAGTGATCATGGAATGACTGAAGTTGGTAATCATGGAGGATCTTCTTACGAAGAAACTGACTCCCTTACCCTTTTTATAGGACACAGTGTTGAGAGCTCATATTGTTCACCTTATGAACAGAAAGAAGCACTTCAA GTTGACCTTGCCCCAACTCTAGCTCTTCTCTTTGGAATACCGATTCCCAAAAACAATATAGGTGTCTTGCTTCCGGAGCTTTTTAATTCTTTGACAG ATGAGCAAAAACTGCGCACCCTAGAACTGAACTCGTGGCAAATCTTAAGATTGTTACAAGAACAGAGACCTGCTTTCTGCTCTGAAGATTGTGTTGATTCAAAGGATGACTTTGGAGCTGATACGCTTCCTGAATCTATTGAGGAGAAGTTGTGCCGTTTGCTTTCTAAGGCTTTTGCTTCTCATCGATCCTCACTTCTTCATCGGGATTCTAATTTCCT GTCCGTTGAAGCAGCTGGGCTCTTTGGGACTGCTGTGGACTCCTACTCTGGCTTCTTAAGACATGCGAGTGAGTGGTTGTCTCACAGAGCGACCGAT AAACCACTCTATTTGCTTGTCTCTGCAATCTCCTTGATGATTATTTCATGTTTTTCTCTTGCCGGGATTATCTCTTGCATATTTAAGGGGAAGTCACAAATTCAATCTGAACACCATTCtgagttggatttggataaacattGGCACCTTGATGAGGTTTTCATTCTAATGGGGATTTTGCTCTATGTTGCCAGCCTTGGTTCAAGCTCTTTTGTTGAAGAAGAGCAGTATATATGGCACTTTCTCACTTCTACTCTCTATTTAATATTTCTCATCAAGACTGTTCAATCGATGCTGAAAGGATCAAACTCAACTGCAGTCCATAGATCGGAAACAAAGACATTTCACAAAAATAACTCCTCTTATCTTGCCAGCTATAAGCTAACCCCAGGACAGCAAGATGGATGCAAGTTATATACTGTCCTTATTGTTCTTGTTGCTGGGAGAATTCTAAGAGCTTGGTATCAAGGAGGGATTAACTGGGTTCACTTTCCTGACATTTCAAAGATATTGAATCAGTCGGACTCTTCTATTGTGAAGTCTCTGCAGAGTATCTCAGTTTTTGTGGTTGTGGTATTGTATTCAGTCTCACTCATGTTACTGAGAACAAGAAGAATGCTTGTTATAGGGCTATGGCTGAGCCACCTTTCGTGTGGGCTTTTAGTTATGCTGCATATCTGGAAAAGTCAGGTCGATACTTCGGTACCGATCAACCATAGCACGACATCAATAGCTCAGATATTCTATGTCATCGCAAGTATTTCAGTAACTTGTGCTTTTCTTTTATCTCCATGGATATTTCCAACACATTCTAAAGAAGCAGAACCAATATCCTCCTCCGGCTCCAATCCTGAAAAGGCGCATGGCCTCAATCATTCAGTGTTCTTGACTGGAGTAACATATACAATGTTCTGGTGCCTTCTTCAATTGCTTCTGCAACAACCCATAAATGCAATCCCTGTTTTGCTTATTCTCTTGCAAATAATCTCGAGTGTGATTTATTTTTCTCTGGAGGAATCATTGCATAGGCAATGGGTACAG GTTGTTGCGATGCAATTCTTGGGAATGACCGGCCACTTTGGTCTTGGGAACACCAATAGCCTCGCCAGCATCGATGTTGCTGGAGCTTTCATT GGCATTTCAAGCTACTCCACGGTCCTTTCTGGGGTGCTGATGTTCATCATTACGTATGGGTCGCCTCTGCTGCTATACCTCGGGATGGTGGTTCATATGTCGGTGAAAGATAGTACTGATATCTCCACTCCACAGCAATGGAGCAGCGTCTTGAACAGAATGATCGCACTTCCCTGCTTGCTCCCTCTGCTCATCAATTCTATTGCCCTGACTTCATACACCATTGTCCTGCTGCTCATGAGGAACCACTTGTTTGTCTGGAGCGTATTCTCGCCAAA ATACCTCTACGTCTGCGCGGCGACGGTGTGCACATATGCTGGAGTGTTGATCATAGCCATGACCGGAGCTTACACCTGCGCCGTGTTCTCGTTCAGGACGAGGAACCATAGAGACAAATCCGTAGGTCAGATTGACGGTTAG
- the LOC119323474 gene encoding 20 kDa chaperonin, chloroplastic-like: MASVQLCGAAAVGAAGFSGKVAANAPAAVGVRPARRGALRGLVARAATVVAPMYTTVKPLADRVLLKTKTAEQKTTGGILLPSTAQSKPQSGEVVAVGEGRTIGDSKVEVGIKVGAQVVYSKYAGMEVELNDSNHLILKEDDIIGILETEDVKDMKPLSDRVLIKVAVAEDKTAGGLLLTNSVQEKPSVGTVVAVGPGHLDEEGKSIPLPVSTGSSVLYSKYAGAEFKGADGTNYIVLRVSDLMAILS, translated from the exons ATGGCGTCGGTGCAGCTCTGCGGTGCCGCGGCCGTTGGCGCGGCGGGGTTCTCCGGGAAGGTAGCGGCCAACGCGCCGGCGGCGGTCGGGGTACGCCCGGCCCGGCGGGGGGCGCTCCGCGGGCTCGTCGCCAGGGCCGCCACCGTCGTCGCCCCCATG TACACGACGGTCAAGCCCTTGGCTGACAGAGTGCTTCTGAAGACCAAGACTGCCGAGCAGAAGACGACCGGTGGGATTCTGCTCCCTTCAACTGCGCAGTCTAAACCTCAGAGTGGTGAGGTGGTTGCTGTTGGAGAGGGAAGAACCATTGGGGATAGCAAAGTAGAAGTCGGCATTAAG GTTGGGGCTCAGGTTGTATATTCGAAGTATGCTGGAATGGAGGTGGAGTTGAATGATTCCAACCATCTGATCCTAAAAGAGGACGATATCATAGGTATTCTGGAGACAGAGGATGTGAAAGACATGAAGCCTCTTAGCGACCGTGTTCTTATCAAG GTAGCTGTAGCTGAAGATAAAACTGCCGGGGGCCTGCTGCTGACCAACAGTGTCCAGGAGAAGCCATCTGTTGGAACG GTGGTCGCTGTCGGCCCGGGCCATCTGGACGAGGAAGGCAAGAGTATCCCGTTGCCGGTATCCACAGGCAGTTCCGTTCTGTACTCCAAGTATGCTGGCGCCGAGTTCAAGGGTGCCGATGGCACAAACTACATCGTGTTGAGggtatctgacctgatggctatccTCTCTTGA
- the LOC119324075 gene encoding GPI ethanolamine phosphate transferase 2-like isoform X2, whose translation MMESMPYTQSLLADCRAVGYHAKAAPPTVTMPRLKAMVSGAIGGFLDVALNFNTQAFLDDNLLDQLHTVGYKLVMLGDETWIKLFPTLFYRQDGVSSFYVKDTVEVDFNVSRHLESELAAKDWDALILHYLGLDHVGHIGGRQSNLMTPKLKEMDDVIRRIHAAVKSIQDNSHRTLLVVVSDHGMTEVGNHGGSSYEETDSLTLFIGHSVESSYCSPYEQKEALQVDLAPTLALLFGIPIPKNNIGVLLPELFNSLTDEQKLRTLELNSWQILRLLQEQRPAFCSEDCVDSKDDFGADTLPESIEEKLCRLLSKAFASHRSSLLHRDSNFLSVEAAGLFGTAVDSYSGFLRHASEWLSHRATDKPLYLLVSAISLMIISCFSLAGIISCIFKGKSQIQSEHHSELDLDKHWHLDEVFILMGILLYVASLGSSSFVEEEQYIWHFLTSTLYLIFLIKTVQSMLKGSNSTAVHRSETKTFHKNNSSYLASYKLTPGQQDGCKLYTVLIVLVAGRILRAWYQGGINWVHFPDISKILNQSDSSIVKSLQSISVFVVVVLYSVSLMLLRTRRMLVIGLWLSHLSCGLLVMLHIWKSQVDTSVPINHSTTSIAQIFYVIASISVTCAFLLSPWIFPTHSKEAEPISSSGSNPEKAHGLNHSVFLTGVTYTMFWCLLQLLLQQPINAIPVLLILLQIISSVIYFSLEESLHRQWVQVVAMQFLGMTGHFGLGNTNSLASIDVAGAFIGISSYSTVLSGVLMFIITYGSPLLLYLGMVVHMSVKDSTDISTPQQWSSVLNRMIALPCLLPLLINSIALTSYTIVLLLMRNHLFVWSVFSPKYLYVCAATVCTYAGVLIIAMTGAYTCAVFSFRTRNHRDKSVGQIDG comes from the exons ATGATGGAGTCAATGCCATACACACAGTCTCTGTTAGCTGATTGCAGAGCAGTGGGTTATCATGCAAAGGCTGCACCTCCAACCGTTACAATGCCCCGGCTAAAA GCAATGGTGTCAGGGGCAATTGGAGGTTTTCTAGATGTAGCACTTAACTTCAATACTCAAGCTTTCTTGGATGACAATCTTCTTG ATCAGCTTCATACGGTTGGTTATAAGTTAGTGATGTTGGGAGATGAAACATGGATCAAATTGTTCCCAACACTGTTCTACAGACAAGATGGAGTGAGCAGTTTTTAT GTTAAAGATACGGTTGAGGTTGATTTCAATGTTTCCCGCCATCTGGAATCTGAACTTGCTGCAAAAGACTGGGATGCACTG ATTCTTCACTATTTAGGTTTAGATCATGTTGGCCATATAGGCGGCCGCCAGAG CAATTTGATGACCCCAAAGCTGAAGGAGATGGATGATGTTATTAGAAGGATCCATGCTGCAGTTAAGAGCATTCAGGATAATTCACACAGAACACTTTTG GTTGTGGTCAGTGATCATGGAATGACTGAAGTTGGTAATCATGGAGGATCTTCTTACGAAGAAACTGACTCCCTTACCCTTTTTATAGGACACAGTGTTGAGAGCTCATATTGTTCACCTTATGAACAGAAAGAAGCACTTCAA GTTGACCTTGCCCCAACTCTAGCTCTTCTCTTTGGAATACCGATTCCCAAAAACAATATAGGTGTCTTGCTTCCGGAGCTTTTTAATTCTTTGACAG ATGAGCAAAAACTGCGCACCCTAGAACTGAACTCGTGGCAAATCTTAAGATTGTTACAAGAACAGAGACCTGCTTTCTGCTCTGAAGATTGTGTTGATTCAAAGGATGACTTTGGAGCTGATACGCTTCCTGAATCTATTGAGGAGAAGTTGTGCCGTTTGCTTTCTAAGGCTTTTGCTTCTCATCGATCCTCACTTCTTCATCGGGATTCTAATTTCCT GTCCGTTGAAGCAGCTGGGCTCTTTGGGACTGCTGTGGACTCCTACTCTGGCTTCTTAAGACATGCGAGTGAGTGGTTGTCTCACAGAGCGACCGAT AAACCACTCTATTTGCTTGTCTCTGCAATCTCCTTGATGATTATTTCATGTTTTTCTCTTGCCGGGATTATCTCTTGCATATTTAAGGGGAAGTCACAAATTCAATCTGAACACCATTCtgagttggatttggataaacattGGCACCTTGATGAGGTTTTCATTCTAATGGGGATTTTGCTCTATGTTGCCAGCCTTGGTTCAAGCTCTTTTGTTGAAGAAGAGCAGTATATATGGCACTTTCTCACTTCTACTCTCTATTTAATATTTCTCATCAAGACTGTTCAATCGATGCTGAAAGGATCAAACTCAACTGCAGTCCATAGATCGGAAACAAAGACATTTCACAAAAATAACTCCTCTTATCTTGCCAGCTATAAGCTAACCCCAGGACAGCAAGATGGATGCAAGTTATATACTGTCCTTATTGTTCTTGTTGCTGGGAGAATTCTAAGAGCTTGGTATCAAGGAGGGATTAACTGGGTTCACTTTCCTGACATTTCAAAGATATTGAATCAGTCGGACTCTTCTATTGTGAAGTCTCTGCAGAGTATCTCAGTTTTTGTGGTTGTGGTATTGTATTCAGTCTCACTCATGTTACTGAGAACAAGAAGAATGCTTGTTATAGGGCTATGGCTGAGCCACCTTTCGTGTGGGCTTTTAGTTATGCTGCATATCTGGAAAAGTCAGGTCGATACTTCGGTACCGATCAACCATAGCACGACATCAATAGCTCAGATATTCTATGTCATCGCAAGTATTTCAGTAACTTGTGCTTTTCTTTTATCTCCATGGATATTTCCAACACATTCTAAAGAAGCAGAACCAATATCCTCCTCCGGCTCCAATCCTGAAAAGGCGCATGGCCTCAATCATTCAGTGTTCTTGACTGGAGTAACATATACAATGTTCTGGTGCCTTCTTCAATTGCTTCTGCAACAACCCATAAATGCAATCCCTGTTTTGCTTATTCTCTTGCAAATAATCTCGAGTGTGATTTATTTTTCTCTGGAGGAATCATTGCATAGGCAATGGGTACAG GTTGTTGCGATGCAATTCTTGGGAATGACCGGCCACTTTGGTCTTGGGAACACCAATAGCCTCGCCAGCATCGATGTTGCTGGAGCTTTCATT GGCATTTCAAGCTACTCCACGGTCCTTTCTGGGGTGCTGATGTTCATCATTACGTATGGGTCGCCTCTGCTGCTATACCTCGGGATGGTGGTTCATATGTCGGTGAAAGATAGTACTGATATCTCCACTCCACAGCAATGGAGCAGCGTCTTGAACAGAATGATCGCACTTCCCTGCTTGCTCCCTCTGCTCATCAATTCTATTGCCCTGACTTCATACACCATTGTCCTGCTGCTCATGAGGAACCACTTGTTTGTCTGGAGCGTATTCTCGCCAAA ATACCTCTACGTCTGCGCGGCGACGGTGTGCACATATGCTGGAGTGTTGATCATAGCCATGACCGGAGCTTACACCTGCGCCGTGTTCTCGTTCAGGACGAGGAACCATAGAGACAAATCCGTAGGTCAGATTGACGGTTAG